A region from the Methanofollis liminatans DSM 4140 genome encodes:
- a CDS encoding HEAT repeat domain-containing protein, with product MPSTEVMERCVEQDLDGLVDLLFNGGSRNVREDAALAIGILMGDDAIEPFIGLFAHEDPEIRMVASWGLNAIGAPAVGGLVAALSNEDAIIRKWAVYTLGFIGGCRAERALAQMVDDEDPDVRWWAAWALDHILEMHGTCCSGC from the coding sequence GTGCCCTCCACAGAAGTGATGGAGCGGTGCGTGGAACAGGACCTTGACGGCCTCGTCGACCTCCTCTTCAACGGCGGGTCCAGAAACGTGCGGGAGGACGCTGCCCTCGCGATCGGGATATTGATGGGAGACGACGCCATCGAGCCGTTTATCGGTCTCTTTGCCCACGAGGACCCCGAGATCAGAATGGTGGCGTCCTGGGGCCTCAACGCCATCGGTGCGCCGGCCGTCGGCGGACTTGTTGCCGCCCTCTCAAATGAAGACGCCATCATCAGGAAATGGGCCGTCTATACGCTCGGGTTCATCGGGGGCTGCAGGGCCGAGAGGGCGCTCGCGCAGATGGTGGACGACGAAGATCCTGATGTCAGGTGGTGGGCGGCATGGGCCCTCGACCATATCCTGGAGATGCACGGGACCTGCTGCTCGGGCTGCTGA
- a CDS encoding PAS domain-containing protein, giving the protein MRAIDEGRSLEALEERSGEDLWQRVFDAIEDPIFIQNASGVILRANRAAGALLGRSAEALVGRFCYEVVHGTASFIEGCPFVRSWASRCRESYTLFMHDRWYRVTIDPLLDAKQNVVGAIHIIADMSEIKRIDELRSHLAAILETSEEAIVGTALDGRIVSMNASAQRLFGFDSAGAQGRQVTDTVPDERKVAWNAAISRVIGGDAGKRFESEIVVGGERLEISVGISRVLDERGVVGGISFMIHDLSAQRRAERALVAYVTEASLRMKVPLGAVSEEVDRVTALLAGGAITPLEAVAILKVQKTHLDQIARNLADLDRAVANSDGEIPEAYRRFFAGE; this is encoded by the coding sequence ATGCGCGCGATTGATGAGGGCAGATCTCTGGAGGCACTTGAGGAGCGATCCGGGGAAGACCTCTGGCAGAGGGTCTTCGATGCGATCGAGGATCCCATTTTTATCCAGAACGCCAGTGGCGTCATCCTCCGGGCCAACCGGGCTGCCGGCGCCCTGCTGGGACGGTCTGCCGAAGCCCTTGTCGGCAGGTTCTGCTATGAGGTCGTCCATGGCACGGCGAGTTTCATCGAAGGGTGCCCCTTTGTCAGGTCATGGGCGTCGCGCTGCAGGGAGAGTTATACCCTCTTCATGCATGACCGGTGGTATCGGGTCACCATCGATCCCCTCCTCGATGCGAAACAGAACGTCGTCGGGGCGATCCACATCATCGCCGATATGAGCGAGATCAAACGGATCGATGAGTTAAGGTCGCATCTCGCCGCAATCCTCGAGACCAGCGAGGAAGCCATCGTCGGCACCGCCCTGGACGGGCGGATCGTCTCCATGAATGCATCGGCACAACGTCTCTTCGGCTTCGACAGCGCAGGGGCACAGGGCCGGCAGGTCACCGATACCGTCCCTGATGAACGAAAAGTGGCGTGGAACGCGGCGATCTCGCGGGTGATCGGCGGCGATGCCGGAAAACGTTTTGAGTCCGAGATCGTCGTCGGCGGGGAACGCCTGGAAATATCGGTCGGAATATCTCGTGTCCTCGATGAGCGAGGAGTTGTCGGCGGCATCTCCTTCATGATCCACGATCTGTCGGCGCAGCGGAGGGCCGAACGCGCCCTTGTGGCGTACGTGACCGAGGCGTCGCTGAGGATGAAGGTCCCGCTCGGTGCCGTTTCAGAGGAGGTTGACCGGGTTACCGCCCTCCTTGCCGGGGGAGCGATCACGCCGCTGGAGGCGGTCGCCATCCTTAAGGTCCAGAAAACTCATCTCGACCAGATCGCCCGGAATCTCGCCGATCTCGATCGCGCCGTCGCCAACTCTGACGGAGAGATCCCTGAGGCGTACCGGCGATTTTTTGCCGGAGAATAG
- a CDS encoding HypC/HybG/HupF family hydrogenase formation chaperone: MCVAVPAEVIEIKDGNIGVVDYGELRQEVRLDLVDVEIGEFVLVHVGFAIQKLSREEGLSTRELFKEVYAAMEE; encoded by the coding sequence ATGTGTGTTGCAGTTCCGGCCGAAGTAATTGAGATCAAGGACGGCAATATCGGCGTCGTTGATTATGGCGAGCTCAGACAGGAGGTGCGGCTCGATCTCGTCGATGTCGAGATCGGCGAGTTCGTCCTTGTTCATGTCGGCTTTGCCATCCAGAAGCTGAGCCGTGAGGAGGGCCTGTCCACCAGAGAACTCTTCAAGGAAGTCTACGCGGCGATGGAAGAATAA
- a CDS encoding hydrogenase maturation nickel metallochaperone HypA/HybF, with translation MHEYSIAYDIAATARRAALENHASQVKTVRVDIGEIAMVNPDQVKFLFDAIIEDDPLFKGVVMVCREIKVTSRCDCGYEGNERFVCPQCGGLPQIVGGKEIVVSNIEIEVDES, from the coding sequence ATGCATGAATACAGCATCGCATACGACATCGCCGCAACGGCGCGGCGTGCGGCTCTTGAAAATCACGCCTCGCAGGTGAAAACGGTCAGGGTCGACATCGGCGAGATCGCCATGGTCAACCCCGATCAGGTGAAATTCCTTTTTGATGCCATTATCGAGGACGACCCCCTCTTCAAAGGCGTTGTGATGGTCTGCCGTGAGATAAAAGTTACAAGCCGGTGCGACTGCGGGTATGAAGGCAATGAACGTTTTGTCTGTCCGCAGTGCGGCGGTCTACCCCAGATCGTCGGAGGAAAAGAGATCGTCGTTTCGAATATTGAGATAGAAGTGGATGAGTCATGA
- the hypE gene encoding hydrogenase expression/formation protein HypE, which translates to MKVNLMHGAGGEVMGELLGVLTKFTHNNAGGIGLESLDDGAVIPIGDQKIVFTTDSHVVHPIFFPGGDIGRIAVSGTINDLAMMGGRPIALSCGMVIEEGFEVADLERIVSSMDGALGEVGASIVTGDTKVLEKGSLDGIVINTAGIGVAEKVVRDNGLLPGDVIIASGTIGDHGIAIMAHREGFDLGEQIRSDVAPLWGMVKLALAAGEIHAMKDPTRGGFANAINEMARKSGVHVEIEEEALPIRTNVRSAAAMLGIDPLEVANEGKAIMGVAAEDAEAILAALRSHPYGQDAAVIGRVTEGRDVVMKTKIGGERYIEPPVGDPVPRVC; encoded by the coding sequence ATGAAAGTCAACCTGATGCATGGTGCGGGCGGCGAGGTGATGGGCGAACTCCTCGGCGTTCTTACAAAATTTACCCACAACAACGCCGGCGGGATCGGTCTTGAGTCCCTGGACGACGGTGCAGTGATCCCGATCGGAGACCAGAAGATCGTCTTTACGACCGACAGCCATGTCGTCCACCCGATCTTTTTCCCGGGCGGGGACATCGGGAGGATCGCCGTGTCGGGCACGATCAACGATCTGGCGATGATGGGCGGCCGGCCCATCGCCCTCTCCTGCGGCATGGTCATCGAGGAGGGCTTCGAGGTCGCCGACCTCGAGCGGATCGTCTCCTCGATGGACGGCGCTCTGGGGGAGGTCGGCGCTTCGATCGTCACCGGCGATACCAAAGTCCTCGAAAAGGGTTCCCTTGACGGGATCGTGATCAATACCGCGGGAATCGGCGTCGCCGAGAAGGTCGTGCGGGACAACGGTCTCCTGCCCGGCGACGTCATCATCGCCAGCGGCACCATCGGCGATCACGGCATCGCCATCATGGCCCACCGCGAGGGCTTCGATCTCGGCGAGCAGATCAGGTCAGACGTCGCCCCCCTCTGGGGGATGGTGAAACTGGCGCTCGCCGCCGGGGAGATCCACGCGATGAAAGATCCGACGCGCGGCGGGTTTGCAAACGCGATAAACGAGATGGCGCGCAAAAGCGGTGTGCATGTCGAGATCGAGGAGGAGGCCCTCCCGATCAGGACGAACGTCAGGAGCGCCGCCGCCATGCTCGGCATCGACCCGCTCGAAGTCGCCAACGAGGGCAAGGCAATCATGGGCGTCGCCGCGGAGGATGCTGAAGCAATCCTCGCCGCCCTGCGGTCCCACCCCTATGGGCAGGACGCCGCCGTCATCGGAAGGGTCACGGAAGGGCGCGACGTCGTGATGAAGACAAAGATCGGCGGCGAGCGCTATATCGAACCGCCGGTGGGCGACCCGGTTCCCCGGGTCTGCTGA